AGCAGCACACTCGGTTTTGCAGGATCGTAGTGGCGGTTAAACGCATACACATTGTTGCCTACACGCTTGTAGGTAACACCATGTTTTTCAAAAAAAGCACAGATGATTTCTGCTGTTTCATTTTCTTCTTTTGAAAATGAAGGCGTAGCAATGAGCTCTTTGAGCAGCGCCACGGCATCTTGAAAAAGAATGGAATTGTCCATAGTTGGTTAGAATAAAGAAGTGATATGATGTGTGGCAAGCGAACAATAATCTTTGATAACTTTTTGTACAGGCAATTGCTGCATGGCTTCTTCCGATAAACTGGTAGCCACACCAATTACTTTCATGCCAGCTGCTGTGGCTGCCTGAATACCAGATGCAGTGTCTTCGAATACTAAACAATTGGCGGGATTTACCTGCAACTGTTGTGCTGCATACAAATACACTGCCGGCGACGGCTTTCCTTCTTTCACAATATCACTCGTTACAATGCAGTCGAAATAATGGCGGATATGAATGGCATCTACAGTAAAATCAGCATTAGAAAAATCAGCTGCTGTAGCCAGTCCGACTTTCAATCCCGTAGCTTTTAATTGTTCCAACCAATCAATCAATCCATCGATGGGTTTGATTTCATCTTTGTATAATTCTCTGAAAGCCGCTTCTTTCATGCTGCCCAGGCGAAACGATTCTTCATCCGTCAAATGATCGCCAAAAATGCGGGGCATAATGTCGAACAATGTGCCATGATGAATGCGGTCAAATTCTTCGGGTGTCATGTGAATGCCTTGCTGCGCAAAAACACTTCCCATGACTGATGGTGATAAGGCAAACTATCTACCAGTGTGCCATCCATATCGAATATGACTGCTTCTAATGCCATCGTTTATTTTATCAATGTACCCGATGTTTTTTCAGTTGTGTTTTGTAACAGGTCATCTGCATGGCCAATCAATACTTCGTGCACACCAGCATGTATGGCAGCAAAAGCATTGTCAATCTTTGGCAATATGCCCGCAAACAATTTGCCTTCATCTTTCAGCTGTTGGTAGTTGTGCTGGGTGATGCTGGCAATAACAGAATTGTCATCATCCACATTTTCCAATACTCCTTTCTTTTCGAAGCAATACAACAACCTTACAGTATAGTATTCACTCAACGCAATAGCCAAAGAAGATGCAATAGTATCTGCATTGGTGTTGAGTATGTGTCCTGCACTGTCGTGAGTGAGTGGTGCAAACACAGGCTGCAAACCCAGTTGCAGCAAGCCTTGCAGCGTAGTGGCTGCAATTTGTTGCGGCGTTACATCGCCCACCCAACCATAGTCAATGGTTTTTACAGGACGCTTGGTAGCCGGCATCATGTTGGCATCGGCACCGGTAAGGCCAATGGCATTGCAACCCAAAGCTTGTAACTGTGCTACAATTTTTTTGTTGACCAACCCACCGTACACCATGGTTACAATATCAATGGTATCATCATCCGTAATTCGTCGACCGTCTACATAGTTTGATGCAATGCCCATTTGATCACCAATACGGGTCGCAATTTTACCACCACCATGTACCAAAATGCAGGGATGCTGAATGCGGGCAAAATCTTGCAGAAACAAAGCCAGCTTGGCTTCATCATCTATCACATTGCCGCCTATTTTGATGACGAATAATGGTTGCTTCATTCTAAAAGTTTCACTTATTGACTTAAAGATTTTACATGATAATCATGTTTCATTTTTTCTTTGCCCATCTTTTACCCTGTCCACTCCATACCTGCGGTCACAATTTGTGACCGGATGTTTCCCCGTTTCAGATTATTGATATAAATACAATATTGAATGGTTAATGATTCGTCTACTTACTTAACAATGCTGCCAGTACCGCTTGTGCTGCCCATACCCGGTTGCCGGCTTCTTCTGTAACCAAACTATTCGGGCCATCCAAAATTTCATCACTCAGTTCCACATTGCGGCGCACCGGCAGGCAATGCATCACTTTGGCATTATTCGTCAGCGCCAGCTTTTCATTGTTGAGCATCCAGTCCGGATCATTGCAGTAAATTTTTCCGTAGTCGTTGTAGGTGCTCCAGTTTTTTACATACACAAAGTCGGCATCTTTCAATGCTTCATCCTGATTGTGTGTAATGGTTGCGCCTTTGGTAAACTGTTCATCCAGTTCATAATCTTCAGGATGAGTAATCACAAAATCAACGCCCTCTCCATTGGGGCCATCCCATGCATTTACCCATTGGGCAAAGCTGTTGGCCACACACTGCGGCAGTGGTTTTACGTGTGGTGCCCAGGTGAGCACAACCTTGGGCTTACGACCTGCAGGCAATGGATTTTTCCGCAGCGACTCCGTCATAGTGGTAATATCCGTGAGAGATTGCAATGGGTGCAACGTAGCACTCTCCAAACTCACAATAGGTATGCCTGCGTATTTGATGAATTGATTGATGTAGAGTTCGCTGTAATCATCCGCTTTGTTTTGCAAGGATGGAAATGTGCGAATGGCCAGCATATCAAAATACTTACCCATGATTGGGGCGGCATCTTTCACGTGCTCTACGGTATCGCCGCTCATAATGGCTTCGTCTTCAAATTCCAGCTTCCATCCTTCGCCACCTACATTAAACACGATTGATTCCATGCCCAAATTAGCCGCAGCAACCTGTGTGCTCAATCTTGTACGCATCGACGGATTGAGGAATAACAAACCGATGCGTTTGTTCGCACCCAGTTGTTTGTCTTGCAATGGATTGGCTTTGTAGGCCAGCGCCTGCTCCACCATTTCCTTCACCGAAGGCACATCATGCACGGAAATAAACTGTTTCACAATCAACTATTTTAATGTCAGTTACACGAATTACACGGATTATACTAATTACACGAATCAAAGCAAAGAAGGGCTGTTACCAAGATCTCAATCGCACTGCATTTCCCGCAAGCATCTACTACACCACCATTCAATCAATCAACTCATTAACCAATTAACCAATCAACCTACTCCTCCTCTTTCTCCTGCACAGCCGCAATCGCTTCCTGCAGGGCTTCCAAAAATTCATCGGCCTGTTTGCGGCTCAGCGCCAGCGATGGCAGCAATCTAACAACGTTGGGTTTTGCTTCACCTGTAAATACATTGAAATCATTGAGCAATACTTTGCGCAGCTCTTTCAACGACTCGGGCGGATCAAAGCCAATCATCAAACCACGACCGCGAATGTTTTCTATACCGGCAATTTTCTGCAACTGACTTTTGATGTACATGCCGCGTTGCTTCGCCATGCTGATGAGGTTTTCTTTCTCTATCACTTCCAACACCGCCAAAGCAGCAGCGCATGCCAAATGATTGCCACCAAAAGTGGTACCGAGCATGCCATGCTTGGGCAAAATATGTGGTGCAATTAAAATACCTCCGATAGGAAAACCATTGCCCATTCCTTTGGCCATGGTATAGATGTCGGCATTGACGCCAGCAATATCATGCGCAAAAAACTGACCGGTACGGCCATAGCCACACTGCACACTATCAGCTATGTACACGGCACCATGTGTATCACACAATTCACGAATGAGTGTCAGGAAACTCGCATCAGCTTCTACAATTCCACCTACGCCCTGAATACCTTCGATGATAACGGCTGCGATGTCTTCGCCTTGTTGTTGAAAGCAGGCTTTTAATGCTGCCGCATCGTTAAAGGGAAGAAAAATAACATTATCAGTTTCGTTGACTGGCGCTACAATTTTCGGATTGTCGGTAACGGCTACTGCCAGTGAGGTACGACCATGAAAAGCTTTGCTGAAAGCAACGATTTTCTTACGACCATTGTGAAAAGATGCCAGCTTCAATGCGTTCTCGTTAGCTTCTGCCCCACTGTTGACCAAAAACAATTGGTAATCGGTTTTGCCACTCACCTGAGCCAACTTTTCTGCCAACTGCTGTTGAATAGGAATGCGGACAGAATTGGAATAGAACGCAATTTTATTGAGTTGTTCTTCTATGCGGCGCACCCAATGCGGATGTGTATGGCCAATGCTGATGACTGCATGGCCGCCATACATATCGAGGTACTGTACACCATTGTTATCCCACACATAGCTGCCGGCTGCTCTTTCAATGGTGATGTCATTAATTGGATAAACGTCGAAAAGTTTCATGTTGAATGCTTAAGTCTAAATGCTAAAAGCTGAAGGCTAAAAGCTTTTACCGAAGTGATTTAATTAAGTTTATGAGTTGTGCTTTGACAATGCCTATTTGTAGCTTTCTGGCCCCCTAATCCCCAGAGGGGGAAAATCTTTTTGCCTTTTGCCTTAGGCTTTATGCCTTCAGCTAGAAATATGTTGCTTTAAGATTGAGTCCTGTTTTTTCATCTAAGCCAAATAGCAGATTCATGTTCTGCACAGCCTGGCCGCTGGCGCCTTTCAGCAGGTTGTCGATCACAGAATGCACCACCAGTTTGTTGCCGATTTTCTCCAACTGAATGATGCACTTGTTGCTGTTGACCACCTGCTTTAAAAACACAGCTGAACGGGTAACATGGGTAAATGCCGCCCCTGCGTAAAAGTCTTCATACAAAGCATAGGCTTCTGCCAGTTCGAGGTCGCAGGGCAAGGTGCTCGAAATAAAAATACCTCTGGTGAAATCGCCCCGCCAGGGCACAAAATTTACACCCCCAACTTTGTCAAAAGAGGATTGCAACTGCTGTAACGATTCGGTGATTTCACCCAAGTGCTGATGCGTCAGCGTTTTGTACGCCTGTATGTTGTTGGCACGCCAGCTGAAATGCGAAGTGGCACTCAGGCTTTGGCCTGCACCGGTGCTGCCTGTGATGCCCGTAGTATAAACTTCTGTCAGCAAACCGGCTTTTGCCAGTGGCAATAACCCCAACTGAATGGCGGTTGCAAAACAACCGGGGTTGGCTATGTTTTGCGCTGTTGCGATTTGCGCCTTATTCAATTCGGGTAAACCATAAATAAAGGTGCGTTCACCTTGCACCGCATCGGCATGCAAGCGAAAGTCGTTGCCAATGTCAATCAGTTTTACAGTAGCAGGAATGTCATTTGCCTGCACAAACTTTTTGGCTTCGCCGTGACCGGCGCAGAAAAACAGTACATCGATATCGAAGTGATGCGTAGCGGCAAATGTTTGATCCGTATCGCCCAGCAAATCGGCATGTACCTGATGCAAAGGATTGCCGGCATTGCTACCGCTTTGCACAAAGCTCAGTTCTACCTGCGGATGGTTGATGAGCAAACGAATCAGTTCGCCCCCCGTATATCCTGCACCACCAATAATGCCTGCTCTGATTTTCATGATTGTATTTTTTAAACGGCTATCCTGTCGGTACCAACAGCGGGCTGACTGGTCACCACAAAACGTAGAGTGCTACTGCCATGGTTGCAAATGCGATGCTTTGCACCCGGCGCTATCAACACGCCTTCACTTTGCTTCAACTGAATGGCGTCGTTATCAATTTCCATGCTGGCTTCGCCGGCCAATACATAAAAAAACTGCTGACAGTGACGGTGAAAATGTACCAGCTCACAAGCACCCACCGGCATTTGCTCCAGCTTCACACTCAACTCAGGTTGATCAACCAAAACATACGCATCACAATCATTGCCCCACTTGTATTGCTCAAGCGGTGCTGCGTCGGATACGATAATGTTTTTTCTATTACTCATCAAGCCTGTTTGTTTATTTGTGGTTTGTTGTTTATTGTTTTTGGTTATTCAAATACTAAACAGCAATCCAATGTCCGCATTGGCACATTGTCAAATTAGCTAATTGGTACATTCTCTATTCTTCATTCACCTTGTGCCAAATCACTGTTTGGTTGCCAAAGATTTTGCTGAAGCCACGCACATCATCGCCTGTAAAGCCGGTGTTCATTTCACCGTACTTGCCAAACTTGCTGCTCATGAGGTCGTAAGCACTTTCAATACCAGTCACCTGGAAATGGTATGGCTGCAATTGCACAAATACCTTTCCGGTTACATTGTGCTGTGTGCTTTCAAAGAAGGCTTCAATATTGCGCATCACCGGATCCATAATCTGCCCTTCATGCAGCCAGTTGCCGTAGAACAATGACAGCTGATCTTTCCAGCTCAGTTGGTTTTTGGTGAGTACGTGTTTTTCCAACAGGTGGTGTGCTTTGATGATGATCATGGGTGCAGCAGCCTCAAAACCCACCCGGCCTTTAATGCCAATGATGGTATCGCCCACATGAATATCGCGGCCCACACCGTAGGGTGCAGCAATGCTGTGCAAATGGTTGATGGCATCTACCGGATGAGCAAACGATTGACCATCTACACTGATGAGCTGACCTTTGTCGAAGCCCAACTCCAAATTTCTGGTGCCGGTTTCTGTTACCTGTGTAGGCCAGGCGCTTTCGGGCAACCACTCTTTGCTGTTGAGGGTTTCGCGGCCACCCACGCTGGTGCCCCACAAACCCTTGTTGATGGAGTAAGCGGCTTTCTCAAAATTCATGTCCACGCCTTTGCTTTTGAGGTACTCAATTTCTACCTCACGGCTCAGCTTCATGTCGCGGATGGGCGTAATGATTTCTACACCGGGAATCATGATATGAAAAATCATATCGAATCGCACCTGGTCGTTGCCGGCACCGGTGCTGCCATGTGCTACCGCATCGGCCTGCAGGTTTTTGGCATGCTCGGCTATGTGCAGGGCCTGCATCAGGCGTTCGGCACTCACACTCAGCGGGTACGTATTGTTTTTGAGCACATTGCCATACACCAGATATTTGATAATGCGGTCGTAGTAAGGCTTTACCGCATCTACGGTAGTGTGGCTTTTTACACCCAGCTTGTACGCATGGGCTTCAATCTGCTGCAGTTCAGCAGCACTAAAACCACCCGTGTTTACAATCACACTGTGTACTTCATAACCCTTGTCTTCACTCAGGTATTTTACGCAGTAGGTGGTATCGAGGCCACCACTAAATCCCAATACTACTTTTTTGGCTGTGCTCATGTTGGTATGTCATTAAAGGTTGAAATCAAAAAAAGGCAGGCAATCGTACAGCAACCCTGCGGTTACCAATGCAAAAACAAACTCATCAGCAAAGACTTTTTCTCTTTGCCGGCGGCTTCATTTTTTTTACCCAGTATACCCCGCCAAGTTTGCTTAATGCGCAGCCAGCGTTCGTACACCTTGCTGTTTTCCCGAAACATTTCGGCGGTTTCTTCTGGCTGATAATGGTCTTTGGGATCGTAGAGCATGGCAGTGCACATGCAGTTTTTGCGTTCCTTACTCATCAGAATGTCGTAGTTCACACAGCTTTTGCAGCCAGCCCAAAAGGCATCATCCTGTGTCAGTTCGCTGTAGGTAACCGGCTCGTAGCCCAGGTCGCTGTTGATTTTCATCACTGCCAGTCCTGTGGTGAGGCCAAAAATTTTGGCTTCCGGATACAGTTTTCTGCTCAGCTTAAAAATCTCCGCTTTAATGGATTTGGCCAGTCCGGCCTTGCGGTATTGTGGCGATACAATGAGGCCACTGTTGGCCACATACTCGCCGTGGCTCCAGGTTTCGATATAGCAAAAGCCTGCCCAAATACCGGTGGCTTTTTCAAAGGCGATGATCGATTTGCCTTCCAGCATTTTTTGTTTTACGTAGTCAGGACTGCGCTTGGCAATCCCCGTGCCCCGGGCTTTGGCACTGCTTTCGTATTCGTCGCATATGATTTGCGCAAAGTCTACATGCGTAGCATTGGCTGGTATAATCAAGAAGTCATTTTGCTGCATAACCCCAAAAAGAAAATTGGTAATGGAAAACGGTGAACGAACAAAGGCTACGCCCCGGCGCAGCTACCAACAAAACCTATGTGTTGATATACAAATGGGGAAATTATCGTCGCACCGCCACGGGGTATGGACGTACGAAAAAACCCGGCCTGCACGGCACAGTAAAAAACCCACGCTTGTTGAAGGCGTGCATGATCATCTCGGTGATCAGCTGTATGGGTGAGTTTTTTGACATTTTCAGTTCAGAATCAAAGAAGTCTGTAAAATTTTCGATTGCGGGGCAAAGAAACTGAAATATTTCGATGCAGGACCCGTTTTTTCTCTCTGCGTACGAAAAAGTTTTGTGAAAGGGGCCGTGAGCTGCACCCCATTTTTCAGCTGCA
The Phnomibacter ginsenosidimutans genome window above contains:
- a CDS encoding HAD family hydrolase; this encodes MGSVFAQQGIHMTPEEFDRIHHGTLFDIMPRIFGDHLTDEESFRLGSMKEAAFRELYKDEIKPIDGLIDWLEQLKATGLKVGLATAADFSNADFTVDAIHIRHYFDCIVTSDIVKEGKPSPAVYLYAAQQLQVNPANCLVFEDTASGIQAATAAGMKVIGVATSLSEEAMQQLPVQKVIKDYCSLATHHITSLF
- a CDS encoding HAD family hydrolase; this encodes MALEAVIFDMDGTLVDSLPYHHQSWEVFLRSKAFT
- the argB gene encoding acetylglutamate kinase, with the protein product MKQPLFVIKIGGNVIDDEAKLALFLQDFARIQHPCILVHGGGKIATRIGDQMGIASNYVDGRRITDDDTIDIVTMVYGGLVNKKIVAQLQALGCNAIGLTGADANMMPATKRPVKTIDYGWVGDVTPQQIAATTLQGLLQLGLQPVFAPLTHDSAGHILNTNADTIASSLAIALSEYYTVRLLYCFEKKGVLENVDDDNSVIASITQHNYQQLKDEGKLFAGILPKIDNAFAAIHAGVHEVLIGHADDLLQNTTEKTSGTLIK
- a CDS encoding acetylornithine carbamoyltransferase → MKQFISVHDVPSVKEMVEQALAYKANPLQDKQLGANKRIGLLFLNPSMRTRLSTQVAAANLGMESIVFNVGGEGWKLEFEDEAIMSGDTVEHVKDAAPIMGKYFDMLAIRTFPSLQNKADDYSELYINQFIKYAGIPIVSLESATLHPLQSLTDITTMTESLRKNPLPAGRKPKVVLTWAPHVKPLPQCVANSFAQWVNAWDGPNGEGVDFVITHPEDYELDEQFTKGATITHNQDEALKDADFVYVKNWSTYNDYGKIYCNDPDWMLNNEKLALTNNAKVMHCLPVRRNVELSDEILDGPNSLVTEEAGNRVWAAQAVLAALLSK
- a CDS encoding aspartate aminotransferase family protein, giving the protein MKLFDVYPINDITIERAAGSYVWDNNGVQYLDMYGGHAVISIGHTHPHWVRRIEEQLNKIAFYSNSVRIPIQQQLAEKLAQVSGKTDYQLFLVNSGAEANENALKLASFHNGRKKIVAFSKAFHGRTSLAVAVTDNPKIVAPVNETDNVIFLPFNDAAALKACFQQQGEDIAAVIIEGIQGVGGIVEADASFLTLIRELCDTHGAVYIADSVQCGYGRTGQFFAHDIAGVNADIYTMAKGMGNGFPIGGILIAPHILPKHGMLGTTFGGNHLACAAALAVLEVIEKENLISMAKQRGMYIKSQLQKIAGIENIRGRGLMIGFDPPESLKELRKVLLNDFNVFTGEAKPNVVRLLPSLALSRKQADEFLEALQEAIAAVQEKEEE
- the argC gene encoding N-acetyl-gamma-glutamyl-phosphate reductase produces the protein MKIRAGIIGGAGYTGGELIRLLINHPQVELSFVQSGSNAGNPLHQVHADLLGDTDQTFAATHHFDIDVLFFCAGHGEAKKFVQANDIPATVKLIDIGNDFRLHADAVQGERTFIYGLPELNKAQIATAQNIANPGCFATAIQLGLLPLAKAGLLTEVYTTGITGSTGAGQSLSATSHFSWRANNIQAYKTLTHQHLGEITESLQQLQSSFDKVGGVNFVPWRGDFTRGIFISSTLPCDLELAEAYALYEDFYAGAAFTHVTRSAVFLKQVVNSNKCIIQLEKIGNKLVVHSVIDNLLKGASGQAVQNMNLLFGLDEKTGLNLKATYF
- a CDS encoding cupin domain-containing protein, whose translation is MSNRKNIIVSDAAPLEQYKWGNDCDAYVLVDQPELSVKLEQMPVGACELVHFHRHCQQFFYVLAGEASMEIDNDAIQLKQSEGVLIAPGAKHRICNHGSSTLRFVVTSQPAVGTDRIAV
- a CDS encoding argininosuccinate synthase → MSTAKKVVLGFSGGLDTTYCVKYLSEDKGYEVHSVIVNTGGFSAAELQQIEAHAYKLGVKSHTTVDAVKPYYDRIIKYLVYGNVLKNNTYPLSVSAERLMQALHIAEHAKNLQADAVAHGSTGAGNDQVRFDMIFHIMIPGVEIITPIRDMKLSREVEIEYLKSKGVDMNFEKAAYSINKGLWGTSVGGRETLNSKEWLPESAWPTQVTETGTRNLELGFDKGQLISVDGQSFAHPVDAINHLHSIAAPYGVGRDIHVGDTIIGIKGRVGFEAAAPMIIIKAHHLLEKHVLTKNQLSWKDQLSLFYGNWLHEGQIMDPVMRNIEAFFESTQHNVTGKVFVQLQPYHFQVTGIESAYDLMSSKFGKYGEMNTGFTGDDVRGFSKIFGNQTVIWHKVNEE
- a CDS encoding GNAT family N-acetyltransferase, with protein sequence MIIPANATHVDFAQIICDEYESSAKARGTGIAKRSPDYVKQKMLEGKSIIAFEKATGIWAGFCYIETWSHGEYVANSGLIVSPQYRKAGLAKSIKAEIFKLSRKLYPEAKIFGLTTGLAVMKINSDLGYEPVTYSELTQDDAFWAGCKSCVNYDILMSKERKNCMCTAMLYDPKDHYQPEETAEMFRENSKVYERWLRIKQTWRGILGKKNEAAGKEKKSLLMSLFLHW